One Syntrophorhabdaceae bacterium DNA segment encodes these proteins:
- a CDS encoding DUF3147 family protein yields the protein MIDPFILKLGLSFITGSLWITIGTVLAERYGTKIGGLVAGLPSTVLVSLFFIAWTQSLETAVAATTVVPVVGGINCLFIIAYIYLIRVNFWLAFAGALAVWFLLSLVLVVIQFDSFPFSLTAYVCMLLFSYWIAETKLKIKSESGRKMRYTLPIILFRGIFSGLVIALAVVMTKVGGPLIGGTFAMFPAMFIGTLFITHFAHGASFSAAVMKASILGAISVVVYGTSVRYTYIPLGLLPGTLVSLAISFGCAFFIHRFLARKTT from the coding sequence ATGATCGATCCTTTTATCCTGAAACTCGGCCTCTCTTTTATTACCGGCAGCCTCTGGATCACGATAGGCACCGTGCTTGCAGAACGATACGGCACAAAGATCGGCGGTCTTGTCGCCGGATTGCCTTCTACTGTCCTCGTGTCCCTTTTCTTTATTGCATGGACCCAGTCCCTTGAGACAGCGGTGGCTGCAACGACCGTAGTGCCCGTAGTGGGTGGTATAAACTGCCTCTTTATCATTGCCTATATCTATCTCATCAGGGTCAATTTCTGGCTCGCCTTCGCCGGGGCACTCGCTGTATGGTTCCTCTTGTCTCTTGTGCTGGTCGTTATACAATTCGATAGTTTCCCATTCTCCCTGACAGCATACGTGTGTATGTTGCTTTTCTCGTATTGGATAGCGGAAACAAAGCTTAAGATAAAATCAGAGTCCGGCAGGAAGATGCGATATACGCTCCCCATAATACTCTTCCGGGGGATCTTCAGCGGCCTTGTCATCGCCCTGGCGGTGGTCATGACAAAGGTCGGGGGACCGTTAATAGGCGGCACGTTCGCCATGTTCCCCGCAATGTTCATCGGCACGCTCTTCATCACCCATTTTGCACACGGCGCATCATTCTCGGCAGCGGTCATGAAGGCGTCGATCCTTGGCGCTATCAGCGTCGTTGTATACGGCACATCGGTACGGTATACATATATACCGCTCGGACTACTCCCGGGGACGCTTGTTTCGCTGGCAATATCCTTTGGCTGCGCCTTTTTCATCCACCGGTTCCTGGCCAGGAAAACAACATAG
- a CDS encoding aminotransferase class I/II-fold pyridoxal phosphate-dependent enzyme: MMDIHDYAESKRLSLNRIMDFTSDTNPIGPSNKAKNAVRKKVKHIGYPPDRETRYLKRLICAREGIREEEIIIGPDPAYILSVLLKMTRPKTALVPSPVSDIYEELLKNQSVKIRPFHLNGEKGFAFETGRFIKTIKDADLVLIPNPHNVVGTCLSPGDLLPVISHAAAMNKTLIIDETHRDFPDIPSQTNEITRSKTSIALRSFSTFYGLAGFRFGYAIGSNDLIRNIRDRLGHFPVNLLAEAAAIASLRDMGYRKRTLAYIEGEKHFIQDALAGAERVQCIDTPCSFLLLKLNEKIAGLRDAFLKRRIVVGDFTDKNGSQYIRLPVRKHAWNARFIRALKSIPGVQKPCSE, encoded by the coding sequence ATGATGGATATTCATGATTACGCGGAATCGAAAAGGCTTTCTCTGAACCGTATTATGGATTTTACTTCAGACACGAATCCTATTGGTCCTTCCAATAAAGCAAAAAATGCCGTAAGAAAGAAAGTAAAGCACATCGGGTACCCCCCTGACAGGGAAACGAGGTACCTGAAAAGGTTGATCTGCGCAAGGGAAGGTATCAGAGAGGAAGAGATAATCATTGGTCCTGACCCGGCCTATATCCTCAGTGTGTTACTGAAGATGACCCGCCCGAAGACGGCGCTTGTCCCATCGCCTGTCTCTGATATCTACGAAGAACTGCTGAAAAACCAGAGTGTGAAGATAAGGCCTTTTCACCTCAACGGGGAAAAGGGGTTTGCCTTCGAAACCGGAAGATTTATCAAGACCATCAAAGATGCCGATCTCGTTCTCATACCCAACCCTCACAACGTGGTCGGCACCTGCCTGTCCCCCGGTGATCTGCTCCCTGTCATATCACACGCGGCTGCCATGAACAAAACGCTGATCATCGACGAGACCCACAGGGATTTCCCTGACATCCCCTCTCAGACAAATGAGATAACACGTTCAAAAACATCCATTGCCCTGCGGAGCTTTTCTACCTTTTACGGGCTTGCGGGATTCCGGTTCGGTTACGCAATCGGTTCCAATGATCTGATACGAAACATAAGAGATCGTCTGGGGCATTTCCCCGTTAATCTCCTGGCAGAAGCTGCCGCCATTGCCTCGCTTCGCGACATGGGATACAGGAAGAGAACGCTCGCGTACATCGAAGGGGAGAAACATTTCATACAAGACGCCCTCGCCGGCGCAGAGCGGGTCCAATGCATCGATACCCCCTGCAGTTTCCTCCTGCTCAAGCTCAATGAAAAGATCGCCGGTCTCAGGGATGCCTTCTTGAAAAGGAGGATCGTCGTCGGGGATTTCACGGACAAAAACGGTTCCCAGTATATCAGGCTTCCTGTCAGGAAACATGCCTGGAATGCCCGCTTTATAAGGGCACTAAAAAGTATCCCGGGGGTTCAAAAACCATGTTCAGAATGA
- a CDS encoding 5'-nucleotidase C-terminal domain-containing protein produces the protein MFRMKKVLIALIVCVALSVLSVPPAHCQFKELRILHMNDFHGFATGEKLIGSNEMQGGISYLAWLADNLRKEKPTLLLAAGDMIQGSPFANLFQGKPVIEIMNKMGFDAMCVGNHEFDYGKDILRERIAEATFPVLGANVKGMPELKPYTIKELEGLKIAIIGVVTEDTPVATHPGNVEGLTFLSPVATVEKYVRELRGSVDIIIVLSHLGYNADMVLASRVKGIDIIVGGHSHTRTIKHMLIGNTVLVQAWEYGMVLGVLDVVVKSGKIIEMKSRLEEIKPSHMKKQEDVAQIVERYTRQMDALMGQTIGEALVDLDGKNVRTKETNLGNLITDIMRQRSSSRIALINGGGIRTSIRKGNITLNDIYSALPFDNYIVAMKLTGREIKEALEHGVSGVELKEGRFLQVSGLSFTYDPKMPQGLRVMDVSVGGAKMDINTTYTVCTNDFLAAGGDGYKLFREALKESQDFSITANTITSDKVTYNDSGRPLKDVVADYIKEKKRITATVEGRIQEVSCNEGVCKQPGNLSAPRHDR, from the coding sequence ATGTTCAGAATGAAAAAGGTGCTTATCGCACTCATTGTATGTGTCGCATTATCCGTCCTTTCTGTCCCCCCGGCACACTGTCAGTTCAAGGAGTTGAGGATCCTTCACATGAACGACTTCCATGGTTTTGCCACAGGGGAAAAACTTATCGGCTCAAACGAGATGCAAGGCGGCATCTCCTATCTTGCCTGGCTCGCCGATAATCTGCGTAAAGAGAAGCCTACGCTCCTGCTGGCTGCCGGGGATATGATCCAGGGAAGCCCCTTCGCCAATCTCTTTCAGGGCAAACCGGTGATAGAGATAATGAACAAAATGGGCTTCGATGCGATGTGCGTGGGAAACCACGAATTTGATTATGGGAAAGACATACTGAGAGAAAGGATTGCCGAGGCAACGTTCCCTGTCCTCGGTGCAAACGTAAAAGGCATGCCGGAATTAAAACCATATACTATCAAGGAGCTTGAGGGACTGAAGATCGCCATTATCGGTGTTGTTACAGAAGATACACCGGTCGCGACACATCCCGGGAATGTGGAAGGTCTTACATTCTTATCGCCCGTGGCAACCGTTGAAAAATATGTGCGAGAACTGCGGGGCAGCGTCGACATCATTATCGTTCTTTCCCATCTGGGGTACAATGCCGATATGGTGCTCGCAAGCAGGGTTAAGGGGATCGACATTATCGTGGGAGGCCATTCACATACACGGACAATCAAACATATGCTCATCGGGAATACGGTTCTCGTACAGGCATGGGAGTACGGTATGGTGCTCGGGGTCCTCGACGTTGTTGTAAAATCAGGAAAGATCATTGAGATGAAAAGCCGCCTTGAAGAGATCAAACCATCGCATATGAAAAAACAGGAAGACGTTGCGCAGATCGTTGAAAGATATACCCGGCAGATGGACGCCCTCATGGGCCAGACCATCGGGGAGGCGCTCGTTGACCTGGACGGCAAGAACGTGCGAACAAAGGAGACAAATCTCGGGAACCTCATAACCGATATCATGAGACAACGATCAAGCTCCCGGATAGCGTTGATCAATGGCGGCGGGATCCGGACAAGCATCAGGAAGGGAAATATTACCCTCAACGATATCTACTCCGCCTTACCTTTTGACAATTACATCGTTGCCATGAAACTGACAGGCAGGGAGATCAAAGAAGCCCTTGAACATGGCGTCTCCGGTGTTGAGCTAAAAGAGGGAAGGTTTCTCCAGGTATCAGGGCTCTCTTTCACGTATGATCCGAAGATGCCGCAAGGGTTAAGGGTAATGGATGTATCCGTTGGCGGGGCAAAAATGGACATCAATACAACCTATACTGTTTGCACAAACGATTTCCTTGCCGCTGGTGGTGACGGATACAAACTGTTCAGGGAAGCTCTGAAGGAATCACAGGACTTTTCGATAACGGCAAATACAATAACAAGCGATAAGGTCACCTACAATGATTCGGGGCGGCCCCTGAAAGACGTCGTCGCGGACTATATCAAAGAGAAGAAAAGGATCACCGCGACAGTGGAAGGGAGGATACAAGAGGTAAGCTGTAATGAAGGTGTTTGTAAACAACCAGGAAATCTCTCTGCCCCCCGGCATGACCGTTAA
- the lexA gene encoding transcriptional repressor LexA produces the protein MLTKRQTEILNFIQSRLFTGGYPPTFREIASNFNIRSVRTVSDHIVALERKGYVKRDKGKKRSLRIIRGAETPIIGEISAGSPMVPVNIDDAIRLDRFVTTDHLFLRVKGNSMVGDGIRSRDIVVVKPQKMARNGDIVACLVEGEVLVKRFRKRHGEVVLLPANDDIEPLVIRESEGRRLEIIGRVIALFRSYE, from the coding sequence ATGCTGACGAAGAGACAGACAGAGATACTGAATTTCATCCAGAGCCGTTTGTTTACCGGCGGATATCCTCCTACGTTCAGGGAGATTGCCTCAAATTTCAACATCCGTTCTGTACGAACTGTTTCTGACCACATCGTGGCGCTGGAACGTAAAGGGTATGTGAAACGCGATAAGGGGAAGAAGAGAAGTTTGAGGATCATAAGGGGTGCGGAAACCCCCATCATAGGCGAGATATCGGCAGGGAGCCCCATGGTCCCCGTCAATATCGATGATGCTATCCGGCTTGACAGATTTGTGACAACGGATCACCTTTTTTTAAGGGTCAAAGGCAACAGCATGGTTGGTGACGGGATCAGGAGCAGGGACATTGTCGTTGTGAAGCCTCAGAAGATGGCCAGGAACGGTGATATCGTTGCCTGTCTCGTAGAGGGTGAGGTCCTTGTAAAACGTTTTCGAAAAAGACACGGTGAGGTTGTACTCCTGCCGGCCAACGATGATATTGAACCCCTTGTTATCAGGGAGAGCGAAGGGAGAAGACTGGAGATCATCGGCAGGGTTATAGCCCTGTTCAGAAGCTACGAATGA
- a CDS encoding nucleoside phosphorylase codes for MKRFFDNSLPLLNPVDIVETFTGHNKEELTLPERAIIVFHTGDLRRLIHKTGAEVIDQWSGFRSIYRVPQSSVIIIRSYFGGPNIAALVEELSPFGVTEFILCGYCGAINNTLRIGDLIMGNGALREDGVSHHYLDDPADIVYSDWAEAWLLPAREKGFHEGLIWSCDAIYRETVNKIERYRKQGILAVEMEVASLYAVCTFKGLKGVAFLVVSDIFSDGAWKGGFHTKALKTGVRELSDFILEKAIR; via the coding sequence TTGAAACGGTTTTTTGATAACTCCTTACCTCTTTTAAATCCCGTTGATATAGTTGAAACATTTACAGGGCATAATAAAGAGGAGCTTACCCTGCCTGAAAGGGCTATCATCGTATTTCATACGGGGGATCTCAGACGTCTCATACATAAAACAGGGGCTGAGGTCATCGATCAATGGTCAGGGTTCCGGTCAATATACAGGGTGCCGCAAAGCAGTGTCATCATAATCAGGTCTTACTTTGGAGGCCCCAACATTGCTGCACTCGTCGAAGAGCTTTCGCCGTTCGGTGTTACGGAGTTTATACTCTGTGGTTACTGCGGGGCGATAAATAATACACTGCGGATAGGCGATTTGATCATGGGCAATGGCGCCCTGCGGGAAGATGGGGTCTCTCATCACTATCTCGATGATCCGGCAGATATTGTTTATTCGGACTGGGCTGAGGCATGGCTGTTGCCGGCCAGGGAAAAGGGTTTTCACGAAGGTCTTATATGGAGCTGCGACGCGATCTACCGGGAAACGGTCAATAAGATAGAACGATACAGGAAACAGGGAATACTTGCCGTGGAGATGGAGGTTGCCTCTCTTTATGCCGTTTGCACGTTCAAGGGTCTGAAGGGTGTTGCCTTTCTGGTCGTGTCCGACATATTTTCCGATGGGGCCTGGAAGGGCGGGTTCCATACAAAGGCATTAAAAACGGGAGTCCGGGAGCTTAGCGATTTTATCCTGGAAAAGGCGATAAGGTAG
- a CDS encoding HIT domain-containing protein, with protein sequence MDRVWAPWRMEYVTGATMKGDKRCFLCIDAQDDEKALVIGRFGKAFVIMNRFPYTNGHVMVVPVRHTGLAEDLTDEESLDMVRITKKMVVIFKEEFKVDGLNIGINVGRAAGAGLEEHIHIHIVPRWLGDTNFMPVLGETRVISEHLLETYKKLRRRFVETVF encoded by the coding sequence ATGGACAGAGTATGGGCGCCGTGGAGAATGGAATATGTCACAGGCGCAACAATGAAAGGCGACAAGAGATGTTTTCTTTGCATCGATGCACAGGATGACGAAAAGGCCCTTGTTATCGGAAGGTTCGGCAAGGCCTTCGTGATTATGAACCGTTTTCCTTATACAAACGGTCATGTTATGGTCGTGCCGGTCAGGCATACAGGCTTAGCCGAGGATTTAACCGATGAAGAATCCCTCGACATGGTGCGTATTACAAAGAAGATGGTTGTCATTTTCAAGGAAGAATTCAAGGTCGATGGGCTGAATATCGGCATTAATGTCGGAAGGGCGGCCGGTGCCGGCCTCGAAGAACATATCCATATCCATATCGTGCCACGATGGCTTGGTGACACAAATTTCATGCCTGTCCTGGGAGAAACCCGGGTAATATCCGAGCACCTCCTTGAGACATACAAGAAACTGAGAAGAAGGTTTGTTGAAACGGTTTTTTGA
- a CDS encoding HNH endonuclease, which produces MDRTLLLNTTFEPISVLSWKKAITLVFLGKVEVLREYEREIKGVSISIRLPAVIRLQRLVRSNHTQVKFSRRNIFLRDDHVCQYCGERFDSKGLTCDHIIPKSRGGITEWTNIVTSCIRCNLKKGDKLPEEAGMHPRKRPSRPNGFYLLMLHLGVKVFPEYWREYLFLRD; this is translated from the coding sequence ATGGACCGGACGCTCCTGCTGAATACAACCTTTGAACCTATCAGCGTACTATCCTGGAAAAAGGCAATTACACTTGTTTTTCTCGGGAAGGTAGAGGTTTTGAGAGAGTACGAGAGGGAGATAAAAGGCGTATCGATAAGCATCAGACTGCCGGCAGTTATAAGGCTCCAGAGGCTTGTGCGCAGCAACCACACGCAGGTGAAGTTTTCCAGGAGGAACATTTTTTTGCGGGACGACCACGTCTGCCAGTACTGCGGAGAAAGGTTTGATTCCAAGGGCCTCACCTGTGATCACATTATCCCCAAATCACGGGGCGGGATCACGGAGTGGACCAACATTGTCACGTCATGTATCCGCTGCAACCTGAAGAAAGGGGATAAACTCCCCGAAGAAGCAGGGATGCATCCGAGGAAGAGACCATCCCGTCCGAATGGTTTTTATCTGTTGATGCTGCATCTTGGCGTGAAAGTCTTTCCTGAATACTGGAGAGAATACCTTTTTCTGAGGGACTAA
- a CDS encoding TetR/AcrR family transcriptional regulator, which translates to MGIIERRKREREARQELAIGAAMSIYDKDGYHSITMEKIAEKSELSRAALYLYFKNKEEIMVSAIASHADYFESILQELYDNRERFKEVLLEKLWECFQKFYEKDQLVFTAWLYFHQTEMLGNLPEELRNIIHGLGAKVVALQHKIVRYAVEKKIFTQCDYRALSEVIWSSFLGIVYVERSKRVLSNKNHMAVTQETALKVLSQGVLNPLHKNEVSEKRSKHACS; encoded by the coding sequence ATGGGTATCATAGAAAGAAGAAAACGCGAAAGGGAAGCGAGGCAGGAACTGGCAATAGGCGCAGCGATGAGCATATATGATAAAGACGGCTACCATTCAATTACCATGGAAAAGATCGCGGAGAAATCGGAGTTGAGCCGGGCAGCGCTCTATCTGTATTTCAAGAACAAAGAGGAGATAATGGTAAGCGCCATAGCATCTCATGCCGACTACTTTGAAAGTATCCTGCAGGAATTATACGACAACCGGGAGCGCTTTAAAGAGGTTCTGCTGGAAAAGCTATGGGAATGCTTTCAGAAATTCTACGAAAAAGACCAACTGGTCTTTACCGCGTGGCTGTATTTTCACCAGACCGAGATGCTCGGCAATCTCCCCGAAGAACTGCGCAACATCATTCACGGACTGGGCGCGAAAGTGGTTGCCCTGCAACATAAGATAGTCAGGTACGCAGTAGAGAAAAAGATCTTCACCCAGTGTGATTACAGGGCGCTTTCAGAGGTAATATGGTCCTCTTTTCTTGGGATCGTGTATGTGGAAAGAAGCAAGAGGGTGTTGTCCAACAAGAACCATATGGCCGTTACACAGGAAACAGCCTTGAAGGTCTTATCGCAAGGCGTCCTGAACCCTTTGCACAAGAACGAAGTGAGTGAAAAAAGGAGCAAGCATGCTTGTTCATGA
- a CDS encoding TetR/AcrR family transcriptional regulator, with product MGIIERRKREKEARQELAVDAAMSIYDKDGYHAITMERIAEKSELSRAALYIYFKNKEEIMVSAIACHADYFEIILQELYDNRESVKEELLERLWECFQKFYEKDHVAFTAWLYFHQTEMLSNLPEELRKVIHRLGAKIVGLQHKIVKYAVEKKIFIQYDYRALSEVIWSSFLGIVYVERSKKVLSNKNHMDITQDIALKVLSRGVLNTSRKNRGNDAGGIDA from the coding sequence ATGGGGATCATAGAAAGAAGAAAACGTGAAAAGGAGGCGAGACAGGAACTGGCAGTAGACGCAGCGATGAGCATATACGATAAGGACGGCTATCATGCAATTACCATGGAAAGGATAGCGGAGAAGTCTGAATTGAGCCGGGCCGCACTATACATATATTTTAAGAACAAAGAGGAGATAATGGTAAGCGCCATAGCGTGTCATGCCGACTACTTTGAAATTATCCTGCAGGAATTGTACGATAACCGGGAGAGCGTTAAGGAGGAACTGCTGGAAAGGCTATGGGAATGCTTTCAGAAGTTCTATGAAAAGGATCACGTGGCCTTTACCGCGTGGCTGTATTTTCACCAGACAGAGATGCTCAGCAACCTCCCTGAGGAATTACGAAAAGTTATTCACAGGCTGGGCGCGAAAATAGTCGGCCTGCAGCATAAGATAGTGAAGTACGCGGTAGAGAAAAAGATATTTATTCAGTATGATTACAGGGCGCTTTCAGAGGTGATATGGTCCTCTTTTCTGGGGATCGTGTATGTAGAACGGAGCAAGAAGGTGCTTTCCAACAAGAACCATATGGATATTACACAAGACATAGCTTTAAAGGTTTTATCGCGTGGCGTTTTGAATACGTCGAGGAAAAACAGAGGGAACGATGCGGGTGGTATTGATGCTTGA
- a CDS encoding molybdopterin-binding protein produces MKLSARNVLKGKVKSVTHGAVNTEVVIEIPGGANVVSIITKTSAEGLGLAAGKDVYAVIKATNVIIAID; encoded by the coding sequence ATGAAGTTAAGCGCACGAAACGTATTAAAGGGGAAGGTCAAAAGCGTTACGCACGGCGCAGTCAACACAGAGGTTGTCATTGAGATCCCCGGAGGCGCAAATGTTGTCTCAATCATTACCAAGACATCGGCCGAGGGATTAGGGCTTGCGGCAGGTAAAGATGTATACGCTGTGATCAAGGCGACAAACGTCATAATCGCCATAGATTAA
- the modC gene encoding molybdenum ABC transporter ATP-binding protein: protein MELTVKVQKQFGTFTLDANFAIQGDQIGVFGPSGSGKSTLVSLIAGLRHPDRGFISLDGETLFDSNHGLHMSTEHRRIGMVFQRPHLFPHLSVRNNLLYGYKRCNPRYRKITLDTLVNVMQVGHLLDRGVRHLSGGEKQRVAIGRAVLSNPRLLLMDEPLSAVDDSLKFQIISYLKDTCEIFKIPYLFISHALLEMRIMTNRVLTVEDGRVTGQVTAEALARDRMKDAVGYNNLLRLTAPRRINGFYAYRWGDQELFVSSDSSLAETLFELSSTDIILFKRHPEAISARNLLKGTVVDIFDTGARVGVELKCGDGRLIAEIVKEAANELELARGVEIYAAIKAVAFRRLG from the coding sequence GTGGAACTCACTGTTAAAGTGCAAAAGCAGTTTGGCACCTTTACTCTGGATGCAAATTTTGCGATCCAGGGGGACCAGATCGGGGTTTTTGGCCCTTCGGGCAGCGGCAAGTCAACCCTGGTCAGTCTTATAGCGGGTTTAAGGCATCCTGACCGGGGTTTTATCAGTCTCGACGGCGAAACGCTTTTCGATAGTAATCACGGGCTTCATATGTCGACGGAACACCGTCGCATCGGTATGGTTTTCCAGCGTCCTCACCTGTTTCCCCACCTGAGCGTCAGGAACAACCTTCTTTACGGTTATAAGCGGTGTAATCCACGGTATCGAAAGATTACGCTGGATACGCTGGTGAACGTGATGCAGGTAGGACACCTGCTCGACAGGGGGGTCAGGCATCTGTCGGGGGGAGAGAAGCAGAGGGTGGCCATAGGTCGGGCAGTCCTCTCGAATCCCCGGCTCCTGTTGATGGATGAACCTCTGTCTGCCGTCGATGATAGTCTCAAATTCCAGATCATCTCTTACCTGAAGGATACCTGCGAGATCTTCAAGATCCCCTACCTTTTTATCTCGCATGCCCTGCTGGAGATGAGGATCATGACGAACCGGGTCCTCACGGTAGAGGACGGCCGTGTGACAGGACAGGTCACAGCGGAAGCTCTGGCGCGGGACAGGATGAAAGATGCAGTTGGTTACAACAACCTTCTCCGGCTCACTGCGCCGCGGCGCATTAACGGCTTTTATGCATATCGCTGGGGAGATCAGGAGCTTTTCGTTTCCAGCGACAGTTCTCTGGCCGAGACGCTTTTTGAGTTGTCATCAACGGACATCATTCTTTTCAAGCGTCACCCGGAGGCGATCAGCGCCCGTAATCTGCTTAAGGGGACTGTAGTCGATATCTTCGACACGGGGGCCAGGGTAGGCGTGGAACTGAAATGCGGCGACGGACGGCTTATCGCCGAGATCGTGAAAGAGGCGGCCAATGAGCTGGAGTTGGCAAGAGGTGTTGAGATATACGCTGCCATAAAGGCTGTGGCGTTCAGGCGTCTGGGATAA
- the modB gene encoding molybdate ABC transporter permease subunit encodes MPSFTPSDYSAILLSIRVAVVATLLSLPFGFAVAYLMTYRRFRGRVVLDVIVNLPLTLPPVVVGYLLLLLLGQHGFIGKMILQPLGINLIFTWKAAVVATAVVGFPLMVRSIRIGMETIDERLIQASRTLGAGWMDTIFTVIVPLSVRGLIAGSVLMFARGLGEFGATIIVAGNIPGVTQTIPLAIYEYVSSPGGDVMALSLCLVSITISVIVLLFHEWLGRRMVRSD; translated from the coding sequence ATGCCAAGTTTTACCCCTTCCGATTATTCGGCAATTTTGTTATCGATCAGGGTAGCCGTTGTGGCTACCCTGTTGTCTCTTCCTTTCGGCTTTGCCGTGGCATATCTTATGACATACCGGCGGTTCCGGGGGAGGGTCGTATTGGATGTCATCGTCAACCTCCCTCTGACCCTGCCGCCCGTGGTAGTAGGATATCTTCTTCTTCTGCTCCTTGGTCAGCATGGATTCATAGGAAAAATGATACTCCAGCCGCTGGGTATCAATCTGATCTTCACCTGGAAGGCGGCGGTTGTCGCCACGGCAGTGGTTGGTTTTCCCCTTATGGTCAGGTCTATCCGCATAGGTATGGAGACAATAGATGAGCGGCTCATCCAGGCCTCCCGGACCCTCGGCGCAGGATGGATGGATACCATTTTTACCGTCATTGTGCCGCTTTCGGTGCGTGGTCTTATTGCCGGCTCTGTGCTTATGTTTGCCCGTGGTCTGGGCGAATTCGGCGCCACAATCATTGTGGCAGGCAACATCCCCGGTGTAACCCAGACGATCCCTCTGGCAATCTATGAATACGTCAGTTCGCCGGGGGGCGACGTAATGGCCCTCTCCCTTTGTCTTGTCTCCATTACCATCTCAGTCATAGTGCTCCTTTTCCACGAATGGCTCGGCAGACGCATGGTGAGGTCGGACTAA
- the modA gene encoding molybdate ABC transporter substrate-binding protein — translation MKNVAIKLFLGVFCLALLAAPVMAGEINLSAAASLRDVLNELSDTYAKDNPGVTFLKNYGASGAVAKQIENGAPADLFLSANVKWMDHLKEKKVVDEKSITTFAYNSVVFVGKPELKVAGLKDLAKLNKIAIGSPKSVPAGQYADEALKKAGVEKELEKKLVMAKDVRECLMYADRGEVDGAFVYKTDAELMAKNVKILFAVPQELYARVTYPMALTAAGSKKTEAAAFFKFLQSDKAKKILEKYGFVVR, via the coding sequence TGTTCTGCTTAGCGCTTCTGGCGGCCCCGGTCATGGCCGGTGAGATCAACCTGTCGGCAGCAGCCAGCCTGAGAGATGTACTCAACGAACTTTCCGACACCTATGCAAAGGACAATCCGGGCGTTACCTTCCTGAAAAATTACGGCGCTTCCGGTGCCGTAGCCAAACAGATTGAAAACGGCGCTCCGGCTGATCTTTTTCTGTCCGCCAATGTAAAGTGGATGGATCATCTGAAAGAGAAGAAGGTTGTCGATGAAAAGAGCATCACCACCTTTGCGTACAATTCGGTTGTCTTTGTGGGTAAACCGGAGTTGAAGGTAGCGGGCCTTAAGGATCTGGCGAAGTTAAACAAGATCGCCATCGGCAGCCCGAAGAGTGTGCCTGCCGGCCAGTATGCTGATGAGGCATTAAAGAAGGCGGGTGTGGAAAAAGAGCTTGAGAAGAAACTGGTTATGGCAAAGGATGTTCGTGAATGCCTTATGTACGCTGACCGGGGTGAAGTGGACGGCGCCTTTGTCTACAAGACCGATGCGGAGCTGATGGCGAAGAACGTGAAGATACTCTTTGCGGTGCCGCAGGAGCTCTACGCCCGGGTGACCTATCCCATGGCGCTTACCGCAGCAGGCAGCAAAAAGACAGAGGCTGCGGCATTCTTCAAATTTTTACAGTCAGACAAGGCAAAAAAGATCCTTGAAAAGTATGGTTTTGTCGTCCGGTAA